The following nucleotide sequence is from Bradyrhizobium roseum.
CCCGTCACGAGTACCGTCTCGCTGGCCTGCAGCCGCGCCCGCTCGATCAGCGCATACCAGGCCGTGAGATAGGTGTGCATCACCGTCGAGCCCACGGTGAAATCAACGTTGGCCGGCAGCATGGCGACGCTGCTCTGCTTGGCGACCATGCGCTCCGCAAAGGCGCCGAACCAATTGCCGCAACTGACGCGGTCGCCGGGCTTGAAGCGCGTCACCCGGTCGCCGCAGGCCAGCACGATGCCGGCGGCGTCCGTTCCCGGCACATAGGGAAGTTCTGGGCGCATCTGATAGCCGCCACAGCTCATCAGATAGTCCATGTAGCTGACGGACGCGGCATGGACGTCGACGAGAACCTCATTGGCCGCCGGGCGCGGCTCGTCGACCTCGGCGAAACCAAGGGCTTCGATGCCTTTGAAGGCGTTGCAAACAATGGCGCGCATCTCAGCCTCCGCGACGGGTTTCTGACGCGACGGGGGTGCCGCCGAACAGACGCGGCAGCAGCATCGGAACGCGCCGGCGATATTGCTCGTAGCTCGCGCCGAACGCGGCAACGAGATCGCGCTCCTCCAGCCTGACGCCGACGAGGATGTAGGCCGTGCTCATCATGGCGAACAGCAAATGCCCCGCCGTCATGTGCGGCGTCGCCCAGAACGCGAGCAGCATGCCGAGCATCAGCGGGTGACGCACCAGCCGGTACAGCAGCGGCGTCTTGAATGCCTGCATGCGATCGGCGCCCCCGCGCAGCGCATCGACGACCTGACGCACACCGAACAGCTCGAAATGATCGATCTGGAATGTCGAAAGCAGCGCGATCAACCAGCCCAGCCAGAACACCGCGGTGAACATTGCCGCCGGCCAGCCCTCGACGCGCCAGACGGTCGCGGGGATCGGGCGCCATTGCCAGAAGATCAGGATCAGCAGCAGGCTCGAAATCAGGACATAGGTGCTGCGCTCGCAGGAAGCCGGCACGATGCGCGTCCACCAGCGCTTGAACGCCGGGCGCGCCATGACGCTGTGCTGGGTCGCAAACAGGCCAAGCAAGATCACGTCGATCAGAATGGCGTGAGCCGGGGCGCTGTCCGGTCCGACGTCGATTGTCTTCGGGACCAGAAAACCGCCGAGGAAGGCCGGCGTATAGGCAAATGAAAGCGAGAAGATGAGATAGCTCGTGAGGCCATAAATGAGGGCCGCGGCGCGTCCTGCCATGATGTTTCTCCGGAGGTGACGGTGCAATTGCGCCGGTGCTATCATCGCAACCGTCCCCTCAGCGTCCCCGGGGCGCTACCGCGTCCCCTAACGCCCCACCGAAGATCGCATTGCCATGGCTTCGTTCAGCGTCCGGACGCTCGGTTTCCCGGAGATCCGGTGTGATGACCGCCTGTGCCCGTTGGCGTTGCGCAAGGGGCTCGCGCTGCTGGTCTATCTGGCCGAAGCCAACGGCCCGGTCGGACGCGATGTGATAGCCACCATGCTGTGGCCGGAAAGCCCGGCGGACGTGGTAAGGGCACGACTGCGCCGGCTGCTGCATCGCCTTCAATCGGCGCTCGGCAATGTCCTGGCATCCGACCGATCCACGGTCCGGTTGTCGGCGACGGTCAATCTGCAAATCGACTCACGCCTGTTCGAAGAGGCGTGTGACCGCGGCGAGTTCGAGCGCGCCTGCGCGCTGTATCAGGCCGACTTCCTCGACGGCTTCTCGCCCGGCGACTGCCCGCAATTCGACGAGTGGGCGTTCTTTCGCAAAGAGGCGCTGCGCGGCCGCGCGATCCAGGCGCTGGAACGGGTGGTGCAGGAGAAGCAGGTGGCGGGCGACTATGCCTCCGCCGCCGCTCATGCCGGCCGCCTGGTGGCGCTCGATCCGCTCAGCGAGATCTATGCGCGCCACCTCATTCGCAACCTGATTCTCAGCGGCGACCGCGCCGGGGCCGAGCGCCAGCTCAAGGCGCTGACGCAGCGTTTGCGCGACGACCTCGACGTCGCGCCCGAAGGCGAGACGACCGCGCTGCTCGAAGCCGATGCCGCGGCGCCGCCGCCGACGCAATATGTCAGCGGCGGCAGCGTGCATCTCGCGTTCCAGACCTACGGCAAAGGCGACCCCGACATCCTGATGCTGCCGGGCTTCGTGTCGCATGTCGAACGTGTCTGGGAGGACGCCGCCTGCCGGGCGTTTCTTTCCTCGCTGGCGGAGATCGGCCGTCTCATCCTGTTCGACCGCCGTGGCGTCGGCCTTTCCGACCGGGTCGGATTCAGCCCCAGCGCGGAGGCGACCGCAGAGGACATTCTAACCGTGCTCGATGCCGCAGGCTCGCGCCGGGTCGTGCTGTTCGGGGCCTCCGAAGGCGGACCAGCGTGCATCACCTTCGCCGCCGAATATCCCGACCGCGTCGCGGGGCTGATCCTGTTCGACTCGCTCGCGAAAGGAAGTTTTGCGCCTGATTATCCCCATGCGCTGCATGCCGAACAATATGATGCGTGGCTGCAGCAGCTCGTGTCGGCCTGGGGCGGCCCTGCGGGCATCGAGACGTTCGCACCGAGTCTCGCCGGCGATGCGAAAGCCAAAGCCTGGTGGGCCGGCCTGCTTCGCGCGGCCTCGAGCCCGGGCGCCATCAAGGGCGTGCTCGAAGCCCTGCGCGATACGGATGTGCGGCCTCTGCTCGGAAGGGTTGCCGTTCCGACACTGGTGCTGCACCGCCGCGGCGACCGCGCCGTCCGCATCGGCGCCGGGAGACATCTGGCCGACCACATCCCGCACGCGCGCTTCATCGAGCTCGACGGCGCCGATCATTGGGCTTTTGCCGGTAACCGGCAAGCGGTGCTCGACTGCATCAGGCCGTTCGTCGGCGAACTCTCAAATGCCTCCGGTCGAAGGTAGAGCTACAAGCCATGGTGAGTGATGCTTCACACATCGTTGTCCGCCCCGCCGTTCGCGACTTCAGCGATTGGGAACGCGTGCTCCAGCTGGTCCTCGATGCGTTTGCCTATATGGGACCGCGCATCGATCCGCCCTCCTCGGCCCTGCGGCTGACGCCCAAATCGGTGCAGGCGCATGCCGAAAGCGGCACGCTGTTGCTGGCCTACCGCGCATCCGATCTGGTCGGCTGCTTGTTTCTGCACCAGAAGAACGACGCCCTCTACATCGGCAAATTCGCCGTCAGCCCCACCCTGCAACACGCCGGTATCGGCCGAAAGCTGATGCAAGCTGCCCGCGACGAAGCGAGACGACGCGGTATCGGAACGCTCGAATTGGAAACCCGCGTCGAGCTGACGGAAAATCACGCGGCCTTCGCCCGGATGGGATTTATCAAGACGGCGGAGACTTCCCACCAAGGGTTCGATCGACCGACCAGCATCGTGATGCGCGCGCCGGTGTAGGCGGGCATGCCGCTCCGGCACGCGACGATCTCAGGAAGCTGGCCAAGACTCCTGCAGGTCGAGCCGTTGCGCTTGCGAGAACGGATGTAGGAATAACCGTACCCCGCGGAATTTGAACGCCGCCTCGAAAGCGCGGCCTTGCGAAAACAAGCTTGCCGCTCCGCTGTTCAGTTCAAGCGTAAGGGCGTCACTGGCGAGATAATGCGCCGTCCCAAGAACCGACAGGTCGGACGTATCGTAAAACATGAACCTGTATTCGAGGCCGTCATTCCCATTGTCGCGCCAACGGGGCGGACTGCCGTCCGGCAATGGCTGCGCATCGAGTCGAAGCCATATGTCTCCGGCAAAATCGATAACGAGCTTGCCGGGCCGCAGGCCTTTTAACTCCGGGACGGCGTTGGGGAATGTGCTGTAGATCGCTTGCGGATTATCCAAGTAGTCGGGCCACATGGCTGCACGCGTCTCCCTATGCGGTCACGTTGCGCTCACTTCGCCGGCGTCGCGGGGCCGGGGAGATGTACGGTATGGCGGGCGGCGCGTTGGGTGGAGGTTGCTGGCCGGGCACCGCGTCCATTGAAGCTAGATAAAGCCTGCCGACACCGCAACCTTTGGTCAGCCCGCATCTCTGGCATGGCAGCCTGGGCGATCGAATCGACCCCCTCGAATATGAGCGGATTTGACCTGAATTTCCCGATATTGCCCGGTTGCAGGAGCCGAATCCCCTGCTATACCGCTGCTTTCCGCTTACCTGCGCTCGTTCGCAGGAGTGAGCTTTGGGAGAATGACATGACTGACCAGAATACGCCCGGATCCGGATTCCAGTTCGGCCTCGCCAATTTAAAGCCCGCCGAGCCCTTGGAAAAAATCACCCTCACCTTCCCGGACGGCGCGAGCCGCGAATACGCCAGGGACATCACCGGGCTCGACGTCGCCAAGGGCATCTCGCCGTCGCTGGCCAAGCGCACCGTGGCGATGGCGCTGGATGGCGTGGTCACCGACCTCAACGATCCGATTTCAGCCGATGCGAAGATCGAACTGATCAACCGCGACGATTCGCGCGCGCTGGAACTGATCCGGCATGACTGCGCGCATGTGCTGGCGGAAGCCGTGCAGTCGCTGTGGCCGGGCACCCAGGTGACGATCGGCCCCGTCATCGAGAACGGGTTCTATTACGACTTCTTCCGCAACGAGCCGTTCACGCCGGAAGACTTTTCCGCGATCGAAAAGAAAATGCGCGAGATTATCGCGCGCGACAAGCCCTTCACCAAGGAAGTGTGGGACCGCGAAAAAACCAAACAGGTGTTCCGCGACAAGGGCGAAGCCTTCAAGGTCGAATTGGTCGACGCGATCCCCGGCGACGAGCCGATCAAGATCTATTTCCAGGGCGACTGGTTCGACCTCTGCCGCGGCCCGCATATGTCGTCGACCGGCAAGATCGGCAGCGCCTTCAAGCTGATGAAGGTGGCCGGCGCCTATTGGCGCGGCGACAGCAACAATCCGATGCTGACGCGCATCTACGGCACGGCGTTCGCGAAGCAGGAAGAGCTCGACGCCTATCTCAAGCAGATCGAGGAGGCCGAGAAGCGCGATCACCGCAGGCTCGGCCGCGAGCTCGACCTGTTTCACTTCCAGGAGGAAGGCCCCGGCGTGGTGTTCTGGCACCCGAAGGGCTGGACGATTTTCCAGGCGCTGATCGCCTATATGCGCCGCCGCCTGACCGGTGACTACAGCGAGGTCAACGCGCCGCAGATCCTCGACAAGGTGTTGTGGGAAATGTCCGGCCATTGGGACTGGTACCGCGAAAACATGTTCGCGGCACAATCCGCCGGCGACGAGGCCGAGGACAAGCGCTGGTTTGCGCTGAAGCCGATGAACTGCCCGGGCCATGTGCAGATCTTCAAGCATGGCTTGAAGAGCTACCGCGACCTGCCGTTGCGCCTCGCCGAATTCGGCGTGGTGCACCGCTACGAGCCGTCGGGCGCCATGCACGGCCTGATGCGCGTACGCGGCTTCACGCAGGACGACGCCCACGTGTTCTGCACCGAGGCGCAGCTTGCCGACGAGTGTCTCAAGATCAACGAGCTGATCCTGTCGACCTATGCCGATTTCGGCTTCGACGGCGAACTCACCGTCAAACTCTCGACCCGGCCGGAGAAGCGCGTCGGCACCGACGAGATGTGGGATCACGCCGAGCGCGTGATGGCGACCGTGCTGGCGGAGATCCAGGCCAGCGGCAGCAACCGCATCAAGACCGCGATCAACCCCGGCGAAGGCGCGTTCTACGGGCCGAAGTTCGAATATGTGCTGCGTGACGCCATCGGCCGCGACTGGCAATGCGGCACCACGCAGGTCGACTTCAACCTGCCGGAGCGTTTTGGCGCCTTTTATATCGACGCCGACGGATCGAAGAAGGTGCCGGTCATGGTTCACCGCGCGATCTGCGGTTCGATGGAGCGCTTCATCGGCATCCTGATCGAACACTTCGCCGGCAATTTTCCGCTCTGGCTGGCGCCGACCCAGGTGCTGGTCACGACGATCACGTCCGAGGGCGACGAATACGCCAAGGTGGTGGCCGCAGCCGCCCGGCGCGCCGGCCTTCGCGTCGACATCGATCTGCGCAACGAGAAGATCAACTACAAGGTCCGCGAACACTCGCTGGCAAAGATCCCCGCCCTGCTTGTGGTCGGCAAGAAGGAAGCCGAAAGCCATTCGGTCTCGATCCGTCGGCTCGGCAGCGATGGCCAGAAGGTGATGCCGACGGATGAAGCGATCGCCGCGCTGGTCGAGGAAGCGACGCCGCCGGATGTGAAGCGGGCGGCGGCCTAATCATAATCGGTCTAAAACCGGCTTCCGCTGGACCGGCTGTGCCCCTATTTGGGGCACAGCCATTTCCGACGAAAGAGACCCTCGTGCCCGACGCCATTGAACTCCTGAAAATCCGCCGATCGGTAAAGCCCCGCGAGATGAGCGGGCCCGGCCCTTCGCCTTCCGAGATCGAGACCATTTTGACCATCGGCGCGCGGGTGCCGGACCATGGCAAGCTGACGCCGTGGCGCTTCATCGTGTTCGAGGGCGACGCCCGGGCGCGGGCCGGCGACGTCATCGCGCAGGTCTTTGCGAAGAAGAACCCGTCCGCGCCTGCCGCCGATATCGAGGTGGAGAAGCGCCGGCTGATGGACGCGCCGCTGGTGATCGCGGTGGTCAGCTTCGTCAAGCCGCACCCGAAGGTGCCGGCCTGGGAACAGGAACTGTCCGCCGGCGCCAGCGCGATGAACATCGTCACCGCGGCGACGGCGCTCGGCTATGGCGCCAACTGGCTGACCGGCTGGTTCGCGTTCGACCGCGACGTGCTGGACGGGTTCGGATTGAAGGCGGATGAAAAGCTCGCCGGCTTCATCCATATCGGAA
It contains:
- the mddA gene encoding methanethiol S-methyltransferase, which codes for MAGRAAALIYGLTSYLIFSLSFAYTPAFLGGFLVPKTIDVGPDSAPAHAILIDVILLGLFATQHSVMARPAFKRWWTRIVPASCERSTYVLISSLLLILIFWQWRPIPATVWRVEGWPAAMFTAVFWLGWLIALLSTFQIDHFELFGVRQVVDALRGGADRMQAFKTPLLYRLVRHPLMLGMLLAFWATPHMTAGHLLFAMMSTAYILVGVRLEERDLVAAFGASYEQYRRRVPMLLPRLFGGTPVASETRRGG
- a CDS encoding GNAT family N-acetyltransferase, whose amino-acid sequence is MLQLVLDAFAYMGPRIDPPSSALRLTPKSVQAHAESGTLLLAYRASDLVGCLFLHQKNDALYIGKFAVSPTLQHAGIGRKLMQAARDEARRRGIGTLELETRVELTENHAAFARMGFIKTAETSHQGFDRPTSIVMRAPV
- the thrS gene encoding threonine--tRNA ligase is translated as MTDQNTPGSGFQFGLANLKPAEPLEKITLTFPDGASREYARDITGLDVAKGISPSLAKRTVAMALDGVVTDLNDPISADAKIELINRDDSRALELIRHDCAHVLAEAVQSLWPGTQVTIGPVIENGFYYDFFRNEPFTPEDFSAIEKKMREIIARDKPFTKEVWDREKTKQVFRDKGEAFKVELVDAIPGDEPIKIYFQGDWFDLCRGPHMSSTGKIGSAFKLMKVAGAYWRGDSNNPMLTRIYGTAFAKQEELDAYLKQIEEAEKRDHRRLGRELDLFHFQEEGPGVVFWHPKGWTIFQALIAYMRRRLTGDYSEVNAPQILDKVLWEMSGHWDWYRENMFAAQSAGDEAEDKRWFALKPMNCPGHVQIFKHGLKSYRDLPLRLAEFGVVHRYEPSGAMHGLMRVRGFTQDDAHVFCTEAQLADECLKINELILSTYADFGFDGELTVKLSTRPEKRVGTDEMWDHAERVMATVLAEIQASGSNRIKTAINPGEGAFYGPKFEYVLRDAIGRDWQCGTTQVDFNLPERFGAFYIDADGSKKVPVMVHRAICGSMERFIGILIEHFAGNFPLWLAPTQVLVTTITSEGDEYAKVVAAAARRAGLRVDIDLRNEKINYKVREHSLAKIPALLVVGKKEAESHSVSIRRLGSDGQKVMPTDEAIAALVEEATPPDVKRAAA
- a CDS encoding nitroreductase family protein codes for the protein MPDAIELLKIRRSVKPREMSGPGPSPSEIETILTIGARVPDHGKLTPWRFIVFEGDARARAGDVIAQVFAKKNPSAPAADIEVEKRRLMDAPLVIAVVSFVKPHPKVPAWEQELSAGASAMNIVTAATALGYGANWLTGWFAFDRDVLDGFGLKADEKLAGFIHIGTPAKPAEDRPRPALSDIVTRF
- a CDS encoding alpha/beta hydrolase: MASFSVRTLGFPEIRCDDRLCPLALRKGLALLVYLAEANGPVGRDVIATMLWPESPADVVRARLRRLLHRLQSALGNVLASDRSTVRLSATVNLQIDSRLFEEACDRGEFERACALYQADFLDGFSPGDCPQFDEWAFFRKEALRGRAIQALERVVQEKQVAGDYASAAAHAGRLVALDPLSEIYARHLIRNLILSGDRAGAERQLKALTQRLRDDLDVAPEGETTALLEADAAAPPPTQYVSGGSVHLAFQTYGKGDPDILMLPGFVSHVERVWEDAACRAFLSSLAEIGRLILFDRRGVGLSDRVGFSPSAEATAEDILTVLDAAGSRRVVLFGASEGGPACITFAAEYPDRVAGLILFDSLAKGSFAPDYPHALHAEQYDAWLQQLVSAWGGPAGIETFAPSLAGDAKAKAWWAGLLRAASSPGAIKGVLEALRDTDVRPLLGRVAVPTLVLHRRGDRAVRIGAGRHLADHIPHARFIELDGADHWAFAGNRQAVLDCIRPFVGELSNASGRR